The following coding sequences lie in one Pungitius pungitius chromosome 18, fPunPun2.1, whole genome shotgun sequence genomic window:
- the hwa gene encoding protein huluwa, with the protein MSRISQTTASNVTEVYPVTNLTLVVLLLIPCVVILLLLNCLFLGYKLLILSERKHRRQRGGAEEMLLQSSLHRAGRASDGAFPFLSPSGPAVAHPVTSSRASSRERPAADHRTRHVMPDGATGSGSTRAPSTIRATSSAAGFTPRLDLPSGSRTHGTGKAGWRKSAPVLPQSSASGSDTRVHLVPPNSPTETEHVAHIRRGSTFQMLTDVKPGVAMLVFDKVAMECEYTDQRPAEASYLNTSAVGPGLDSDFGASAGVSLRILSDSDGLSNGVLASALEWDYYDPCYVKQNNVPKHKRHRPAVHTKQYWV; encoded by the exons ATGTCGCGGATAAGTCAGACCACCGCATCCAACGTGACGGAGGTTTACCCCGTGACCAACTTGACCCTAGTGGTCCTCCTGCTCATACCCTGCGTGGTCATTCTGCTCCTGCTGAACTGCCTGTTCCTGGGTTACAAGTTGTTGATTCTGTCTGAGAGGAAGCACCGGCGGCAGCGAGGGGGCGCGGAGGAGATGCTGCTGCAGTCCAGCCTGCACAGAGCCGGGAGAGCATCAGACGGGGCCTTCCCGTTCCTGTCTCCATCGGGGCCGGCGGTCGCGCATCCCGTCACCTCCTCCAGGGCTTCCTCCAGGGAGAGGCCCGCAGCCGATCACAGGACCCGGCACGTGATGCCGGACGGCGCCACGGGCTCAGGGTCGACGAGGGCACCGAGCACCATCCGGGCCACCTCCTCTGCGGCCGGTTTCACCCCCAGACTCGACCTGCCCTCCGGATCGCGGACCCACGGCACCGGTAAAGCGGGGTGGCGTAAAAGCGCGCCGGTTTTGCCGCAGTCCAGTGCATCGGGGTCTGACACCAGAGTGCACCTTGTTCCGCCGAACTCTCCCACG GAGACCGAACACGTGGCTCACATTCGTCGGGGCAGTACTTTCCAGATGCTGACAGATGTGAAGCCTGGCGTTGCCATGCTCGTGTTCGACAAAGTGGCCATGGAGTGCGAGTACACCGACCAGCGGCCCGCAGAGGCCTCCTACCTGAACACATCCGCAGTGGGGCCTGGACTGGACAGCGACTTTGGTGCAAGTGCAG GTGTCTCCCTGCGGATTCTGTCGGACAGCGACGGTCTGTCCAACGGCGTCCTGGCCTCGGCGCTGGAGTGGGACTATTATGACCCTTGCTATGTCAAGCAGAATAATGTTCCCAAACATAAACGCCACAGACCCGCCGTGCACACCAAACAGTACTGGGTGTGA